A window of the Dongshaea marina genome harbors these coding sequences:
- the tssK gene encoding type VI secretion system baseplate subunit TssK, with protein sequence MKRNAPLYWHQGLLLQPQHFQLESQYHQVHRTRITQLLGNDSWGVNSLTIHEDALAEKRLVVSEGELLFPDGSLCSIPESASVSSRQFDHAWVETGQPFTVYLGLRQWQTQGSNVAEVEAGASGAELDSRLITDLDPHTVPDLYGQGAPGQARQMRYLVKIFWESEVEQAGDYQLIPIARLERDGPNIRLCERFVPPLLNVQQWPGLRFLLTDLRDQMVSRARQVERFKQPGERMLEEGQFDVGLMLAIQALNRCAWRVQDLVETPVVHPRLMWSSLCSMVAELSSFVMDLSVAGEPGTDRWPEYDHCRLAQVFDQLQYQLKRALRGIIVGPEYVVRLEKQQGIWSCELEERALSGEFRYWLLFRGCEREKLLGDLGRMVKLASTEGLTALMARAVSGIPLTPQESTPHGLPYVEAGLYCEIDKESPLWQQVCDSRRLGLYWMSPEEGQVTLYITRG encoded by the coding sequence GTGAAAAGGAATGCTCCCCTTTATTGGCATCAGGGGTTGCTGCTTCAGCCGCAACACTTCCAACTGGAATCACAATATCACCAGGTACACAGAACCAGGATCACCCAGCTATTGGGCAATGATAGCTGGGGGGTGAATAGCCTGACGATTCATGAAGATGCCCTGGCGGAGAAGCGGCTGGTGGTGAGTGAGGGAGAGCTGCTGTTTCCCGATGGCAGCCTGTGCTCAATCCCTGAGTCTGCGAGTGTCTCCAGTCGCCAGTTTGATCATGCCTGGGTCGAAACTGGCCAGCCTTTCACCGTCTATCTGGGGCTTCGCCAGTGGCAAACCCAGGGGAGTAATGTGGCCGAGGTAGAGGCCGGCGCCAGCGGTGCCGAGCTCGATAGCCGCCTCATCACAGATTTAGATCCCCACACTGTGCCGGATCTCTATGGCCAGGGAGCTCCGGGACAGGCGCGGCAGATGCGCTACCTGGTGAAGATCTTCTGGGAGAGCGAGGTGGAGCAGGCGGGAGATTATCAGTTGATCCCGATTGCCCGCCTGGAGCGCGATGGCCCGAATATCCGGCTGTGTGAGCGGTTTGTGCCACCGCTTTTGAATGTGCAACAGTGGCCGGGACTGCGCTTTTTGCTGACCGATCTTAGGGATCAGATGGTATCACGGGCGCGCCAGGTGGAGCGCTTTAAGCAGCCCGGCGAGCGGATGCTCGAAGAGGGGCAGTTTGATGTGGGACTGATGCTGGCGATCCAGGCTCTCAATCGCTGTGCCTGGCGGGTTCAGGATCTGGTGGAGACCCCTGTTGTGCATCCGCGGCTGATGTGGTCCTCCCTGTGCTCTATGGTTGCCGAGCTCAGCAGCTTCGTGATGGATCTGTCGGTGGCCGGGGAGCCGGGAACCGACCGCTGGCCCGAATACGATCACTGCCGGCTGGCCCAGGTGTTTGATCAGCTGCAGTATCAGCTCAAGCGGGCGCTGCGGGGGATCATAGTCGGTCCCGAGTATGTGGTGCGTCTTGAGAAGCAGCAGGGGATCTGGAGCTGCGAGCTTGAGGAGCGGGCGCTGTCGGGCGAGTTCCGTTACTGGCTGCTGTTTCGTGGTTGTGAGCGGGAGAAACTGCTGGGTGATCTGGGTCGCATGGTCAAGCTGGCCTCGACCGAGGGGCTGACCGCCCTGATGGCGCGGGCGGTTTCCGGGATCCCCCTGACTCCTCAGGAGAGCACCCCTCATGGTCTGCCCTATGTGGAGGCGGGCCTTTATTGCGAGATCGACAAGGAATCGCCGCTGTGGCAGCAGGTCTGTGATAGCCGCAGGCTGGGCCTGTATTGGATGAGCCCGGAAGAGGGGCAGGTGACCCTCTATATCACCCGAGGATAG
- a CDS encoding DotU family type IV/VI secretion system protein: MVLLGIYQPFMAAVSLVAEGKCQLESTAIGDWLEELREQTSAQIGRLRGASEWQGDADFAVYAWADEMLLLSEWGVAQGWQPLQMRFFGTNCAGEEFFVRLDSLLAGHRKQQTNPAQLAVVTDLLSIYGACLASGFKGRFYHEGEAHLQQVRNEINECLGYEESEVLFDVLHDNPTSSRKRIKAWHWIDPLGIALIIGALIGTLVVFLVYHDLLVTELLNWPA; encoded by the coding sequence ATGGTTTTATTGGGAATTTATCAGCCATTTATGGCGGCGGTGTCCCTGGTGGCCGAAGGCAAGTGCCAGCTGGAGAGCACTGCGATCGGTGACTGGCTGGAGGAGCTGCGTGAGCAGACCAGCGCTCAGATCGGGCGTCTGCGGGGTGCCAGTGAGTGGCAGGGGGATGCGGATTTTGCGGTGTACGCCTGGGCCGATGAGATGTTGCTGCTCTCAGAGTGGGGAGTTGCCCAGGGTTGGCAGCCACTGCAGATGCGCTTTTTCGGGACCAACTGTGCCGGAGAGGAGTTTTTTGTCAGGCTCGATAGCCTTCTGGCAGGGCACCGCAAGCAGCAGACCAATCCGGCACAGCTGGCGGTGGTGACGGATCTGCTGTCTATCTACGGAGCCTGTCTGGCCAGTGGCTTCAAGGGGCGCTTTTACCATGAAGGAGAGGCGCACCTGCAGCAGGTTCGCAATGAGATCAATGAGTGCCTTGGTTATGAGGAAAGTGAGGTGTTGTTTGATGTGCTGCATGACAACCCGACCAGCTCACGCAAGCGAATTAAGGCGTGGCACTGGATTGATCCGCTGGGGATCGCCCTGATCATCGGGGCATTGATTGGGACCCTGGTGGTGTTTTTGGTCTATCACGATCTACTGGTGACAGAGCTATTGAATTGGCCCGCTTAG
- the tssJ gene encoding type VI secretion system lipoprotein TssJ, translating into MRRLMICVLGILLVGCSSGSKSSDPAANPVPVEHPDQIKWDWQPDAAKLTITSSKQLNLYDAQPHTLMLCIYQLSDIAAFNELTKSRKGLKTLLKCSSFSNSVTHSRRLFIQPSQSLQQTFARYKGSRFVTIVAGYSHLNSKNVIVSYEFPILHSTKGSLFWKKDQYLPGKLDMHLKLSEKDIQKARVPAN; encoded by the coding sequence ATGAGGCGACTGATGATCTGTGTATTGGGGATCTTGCTGGTGGGCTGCTCCAGTGGCTCTAAATCCTCAGATCCGGCGGCTAACCCGGTTCCGGTTGAGCATCCGGATCAGATCAAATGGGATTGGCAGCCTGATGCTGCTAAGTTAACCATCACCAGCAGCAAACAGCTGAACCTCTATGATGCACAGCCCCATACCCTGATGCTGTGTATCTATCAGCTCTCAGATATTGCCGCTTTTAATGAATTGACCAAGAGTCGCAAGGGGCTTAAAACCCTGCTGAAATGCTCAAGCTTTAGTAACTCGGTCACTCACAGTCGTCGCCTCTTTATTCAACCCTCTCAAAGCTTACAACAGACGTTTGCCCGCTATAAGGGCAGCCGGTTTGTTACGATTGTGGCAGGTTACAGCCACCTGAATTCGAAAAATGTCATTGTGAGTTATGAGTTTCCGATCCTGCATTCAACCAAGGGGAGCCTGTTCTGGAAAAAAGATCAGTATCTTCCGGGAAAGTTGGATATGCATTTGAAATTGAGTGAGAAAGATATTCAAAAGGCAAGGGTGCCTGCGAACTAG